The following is a genomic window from Chanos chanos chromosome 1, fChaCha1.1, whole genome shotgun sequence.
CATTTATACAAGGAAATGATCAGGACAGCTGTATAAATTATGCATAAATCAATAAGaattgctctctccctcttagaGATGATTCACCGCTTTGCGTGATCTTTGTGCTGGCGGAATTGTTTGTATTTTCCCAGAGCGTTTTCTTTGACAATCATCATGGTAAACCAATGTTATTTTACATCTTTCAACCACAGCTTTCTCTTCATTATCCCATAGCTTTTCTCAGAGTAGCCAATGAATAGTGACACATAGCAGAGCAGAAGATGTCACCAAACCCCTTGTAAAGGGGAAGGGAACAGAGGAGATGACTGTGGCCCTGGGACTTACAGGACTGGGTAGGAGGAGAACTGGGAAATAAAACATACTGGATTCATTTTGACTGAAAAACTTCAAATTAAACTTCTGGGCTGTGAATGCGTTTGTGTCATCTCTTGTGGGTGGATAGGCGGATGTAAAAGGGGGTAGAACAGTGGTGGGGTTGTATATTTTTCAGAGGGTGGGGAAGGGCTAGCTAAACTGTGTGGTGCTGTGGTCCACACATATGCCAACATACCCCTGTGATGAAGACCTAAAGAGATTTAAGTCTTGCAAGGGACGCGGCTTGGAATAGATGCTCACCATATGGGTTCATGTGGTCGCCGGGCATCTGTGGGGGGGTGAGGCCCTGCTGAAAGGGGTCCGCGCTGTAGCCGTTCTCTATGGCAACCATCTGCTGCTGAGCTGGGGCCAATGGCGTGTAAGAGTTGATCATGCCATCCATTCTACTGGACATCACCTCTGGAAGAAGAACGTGATAAGGGAAAGATGTGTTAAGGAATACAGACTAAGTGGTAGAAGAAGAGTTTGGttgagggaagagaagagacaaacTAGTTCTCAAACCAGATGACCCTACTGTACATGACTATCAGAGTAGCCAGTGATTATCAGATAACGTGGCTTCTACAGACCAAACAGACCAATCTGTAACAACGAAAAGCATTACTGTTCCATGGTGTTCGTGACATAGATGTCTGGGTGGTGGTTGGATTCTTTTTCAGAATGAACTTGAACTCCATAAAACtgttctgcccccccccccccaaaaaaaaacaaaaaacacgtcCTAAGAGAAAGGCAGAACATGTCTGTCCCAGAGCAGCCCTGCTGAGAATCGTTTTGTGAGTCATTCCAAACTCCGAGCAGTAGGAACAGCTCTTGTGGCTTTCAGACTGGAGCCCACTGCCTCAATGCTGTGCTTTCGAGTGgcaaagattttctttttgttgcaaAATAAACGTCTGTGATTCATTTCAACCCGGGTTACAGAAGTTTCCATTACATATGTCTTGATTCTGACGCAAGCCATTTGGTTTTTGGAAGTTCACCACAATGGGAGAGACCttttgtaacatgtaaacaaccaTGATAGTTTACGTCATGTTAAATTTTGGACAAATGAAAGAAGCATGAAAGTCATTCAAAAAGACTGTAAGGATTTTCTGAAAATtgcataaatatgtatgtagCTTCTTAGAACATAAAAATCTTCAACATAATAAACTGAAGCTGAAACTTGATATCAGCAAAAACTGCCTTCCAATGCTGGGAAGTTGACATGGATTGTTAAGACCGATAGAGCTTAGGATAACATATGACATCATTCTAACAAAGCCTTGatgataacaaacaaaaaaaaaaaaaggcgtaaAAACAGTATATCTGCTCAGATGACACTTTGTAGCTTAGGTCTATGACTCACTGCAccactgtctgtatctgtgcaCATTCTACACTGTCACGCTTTTGTCCTGTAATGGAAATCGATTTTCCTGAAGGCTCTCGCAACCTCAGACCACCAGGTCTGATAACCTAAAGCTACAGTGCAGAGTCATCATGCCCCTCCATGCTTTTGAGAAGGATATGAGAAGAATATTGGGTAATAAGAACTAGGCTTTAAACCAATGTGTAATTACtatggaaatgacagaaatcATTCTCATCCAGTGATGGAGAGGCTGCGTTTAATAAGGCCTGAATGCTGCTAATCAACATTTCCTAGTAATTCAGACTGTGAACTTGGAGTAATGTGATGACTCTACACTTTTAGTTTTTCTACAGCAGTCggaaacaagtgtgtgtgtgtgtgtgtgtgtgtgtgtgtgtgtctttctttcttttttagcagATTTTGAGAAAGCCTCATAAATGGATGCACCAAGAGGACTGTCTGACAGAGGtctataaaataaaagtattaTTACTCTTGGTTTATAGCTGAAGATGATTCAATGATCTTCAGGATTATGGCTTTCCAGAAGGTATGGTGGGGTCTGCACAGCAATAAAATGTCAATATAAGCCTTGGGATTCCCtcaaaagaaaggagaggaggaattGCTCCCATCTTgtacaactaaaaaaaaaaaaaaaaaaacgctagcCTCTACCTGCCTCTGATTTTAATTCCAAATTTACCGTGTGCTGATACCATGAATCATATCTATGCTTTGCTTTAGAGAATGTCAATTTGATAACCTAACTCACATTGATCATACTTGTCTCCAGCTTTAATTTCTGCATAATTGCCCATGtattaatatgtaatatatagAGGTTAGCTGATATTACAAAGCGCAGGTATGAGACCTACTTGGGCATATACAATTTGAAACTTTTGTAGTGATACTTAACTCAAATTAagacagctaaaaaaaaaaagtgaacaaataGATCCTGTTCAAATGATTGACCAAAAAATAGTCGTATCCAGAAATTTAGAAAGGTCAGAAAAGGATTACTGTAAATTAAGAGAACAAGTGAATTATTGCTGCAGCAGTTGCAGTGTATCACAGCAAATATTTACTCAGAAATTAGAGCACTGAAATACAGAGCAACCATTTGTTCTCCTCCAAAATGCATGACAAAGCACACttcatttttccccctgtttcCAGATGTTCTATGCATACAAATCAAGAGGCATGGTGACTCAATGGTCAAAAACATACGGTCTGTTATACGATACACTAGAAAAGCAAAGTACATGCTACAACAGTAACAGTGCACCTTTATTGGAACATTGAACGTCTAGATGGAATTATTATCTCTATTTTCGTGAAAAATGGGGGCTTTTGTTTGAGAGGGACCTTTAGGAAGGTCATTTTGACTCTCCGTGAAGATGGTCAAGAGCTGAAACCCGTCAGAGACTACTGGAGCGGTTAGCGTGAAACGCACAGATCCCAAACAGCTCATGTTCTGGACTTGGCCGCTCGCTTGTGATACTTGAGACTCCGACCCGAGGAGGGAACGTGGAGTTGTTTGATGCTGGGTGGGGAGTATGGGCTGAGTAGATCAGAGCTAGAGGGTCAGCTTCAATGCGCTCGAGCTGTAAATTAATTCATCCGCCCACTGCCGAGCACACTGTCTGCACACGTATGCGCTTAAATCTACAGCCGACCGAGGTCACTTTCAGCTCTCGCTGCACTTGGGAGGGCAGACACACCTCGGGGAACGGGCAGAGGGTCAGATGTAAGGAGAGACAGGTGCAGACATGCTACCTTCAGCGTCAGAACAGAATGGCGGGTATGCAGATGGATGGTCCAATGCTGGCCTTCCACTGACTTCTACCTACTTACATCTATACCTTTACCCAACTGTTTACTTATAGTTAACTCAACAGTCCATATCAATCTCTATTTCTAACAATTAAGCAGATCACAAACCTTTTTCAGTGTGGAGTGATGATCAAGTGGTCTGTATACAATAAGTGCTGGGTAAAGGTGTTGAACAGAGCAAATCGTGACTAGATGCTTTGATAAACGAAACAGCAATCACTTtcccaaattttttttttttttagttctttatCTTAGATCATTTAGTGAGACCACAATTGTTTCTCACAGCTTTATCCTGATAGCATGGCTCTTTATCTGAGATTTCCATTGACCATAACAGAGTCAGGGTTCATTTGAGCTCGTACATACCTTGGCCCAGTCTTTGAGAGttctgctgctcctgctgctgttgctgcctCCTTGCCAACTtcttcatctaaaaaaaaaaaaaaaaaagtggaaagaaagaaaaatgtcctTCAGAATACTCAGTGACTCCTAAAACTAACTTATTTAATCTAAGGTTGATGCTCCTTGTTGTTCACCTCCACGTGAACCGTGGAGCCCTGCATCtgactgcatttcattttccttAGGCTTTTGAAGATAACATCAGGAACTAGGAGGCGTGTTGCAGACACGAACGTAAAAAGGGCAAAAAGATGTGAGAGTCTTGCTCCTCATGTCTGGTTACGGGAGGTTTTGTGGAATGCGTTGAGGGGTTAAGCGTAAAGGAGACAGCGGTCGAGATTTGCTGTCTCTATCCCCGCTTGCTCTCAATTCTGGCAGCGTCCGCAAATGGCTTTTGCTCTCAGCACCCTGATTAGAGGATTACTCACAAATCGTCCCGTTATCTAAACGTGTATATATATCACAGAGTTTGATAAAGGCAATATATTTCCATGATTAATGCTTGTGCTCTTCACTCACCTTAGCTCTCTGGTTCTGGAACCACACTTGGACCACACGAACGCTCAGGCCTGTCTCCGCAGCCAAAGTCTCTCTTACCTttcataataaaacaaacaaaaacttgtaAATTTTTGGAGCACTATGCCACTTTTATTTGAAACGTCTTCCCATGAGCTAATAACTGCTGTGAAAGTCCAAGAGaactctcttattttctttcaaCATGCTTGCATGTGTATCTGCTCTGATACTGACCTTAGCAGTGGCACTCATACAATTTACACAGCTCCTTAATGGGTATTCGGTTTGCTTTCCATAATAAacaatgaatataaatataaatgtaaatgtaaaaagagagagatggcgGAAGAGCGTATgaacaagagagagataaaagacagagagaaggagagaggaggaaaagaagaagaaatggaaacaaagggagggagaagtaaagaaaatgaaaagaaaagttcagAGTGTAACTGAAACGTGGCCCACCTTCCTACAGGGTTTGGAGGACACCTCGAACGAGGCCTTGAAGGCGCGTCTCTGCTGCGTGGTGAGGATGGTCCTCGGCCTCTTGGGCCTCCGTGGGTCTTTCCCGTCGTCGCCTTTCCCCTGGCCGGCGGACCCCTTCTCTGGCTTGATATCCAGCTCCTCGTCATCGCTTTTCTCTGGGGATGCATTAGTTTCTCAGAGAAATGACCACTTTTCCAAACCCTCTAACTTTTTTCCCCGACAGCTTACTGATGAAtagatgtttttgttcttttcaattTCAAGACTTTCAGACACAGCAAATCCATAATGAAAGTAGACACATGTGGTTTTAATACTTTGTTATCAATTTATTACCGAATGGGTAGGCCACAGCCACTACAAGACATCTAGAGGACACGCTCCGACTAGCAAAGCACTACGAACTATGATCATTTGTCACCAGGCTGTCATTTATAATTCATTGTTCACTGCTTTGGCTGTTTTGCACTAAATAAATCTTTGATAAGAATCCTACACATATCGGATACAGCCTCATAGAAGGAAACACGAAAGAGTGAGAGCACATATGGGAAATTAACTGTAGATATGATAGGGTAAAAGTGAAGTAGCTATCCAAAAACCAGTCTACTAAGAAAGAGTCACCCTTTTGGTTCGTATATATATTTTgtgctaaaaataaataagtaaataaattgAGAGAACAGGTAAAGGACATTGATTTCAACAAGAACGTTACTGTTTAATCCGAAACCAAATTCAAGCAATCtgggtcatttttaaacattattgaGAAAATAACACCCCACCAAATTGCAGTATCATATATCTATTATATCCGCTCTCATTATGGATCCCTCTCAAATTTTCTCAAGCAAAATCTTATAATCAAATATTCTTTGATATGAACTTAATCGCTTTGCTTCAATTAGAGACTGGTACTCTGAACGATCCTCTGGCGGTTAATCAGAATCTTCCTCGTGTCATCAGAATCTCCCTCTGTCGGCTGCATTAATGCGCCATCTTGCCAAACGACCCTTTGCCTCCCCGCAGTTATTATTACAGCCAAACAGGGGATCGCTTTTATTGTTCAGAGAACGGAGATTTCATCTAATAAGCCATAGCAGCTAGCGTTTAATAGAATAATAACCGTGATTAAAAAAATTTAGCCAAACTCCATGACGCTGCACagtttgggtaaaaaaaaaagaaaaaagaaaagataaaattCCGTGTAATGGTTGTATTCCCTTGGCAACACTTTGAAAGATCGAGGAAGCTGGAGCAGTTCGGGGTAACCAGTCTTCTTGGAGTCGACTGTGACTCTTTCTGTGTCAATTAGGCCTTTGAACGGTTTAGCTCTTTTAAGCAATGGCTAAAAGATGCAAACATGATGGCTGGGTTTCTTGTCTTCCTTCATCTGGTTCTGATAGTGTTCACTGCCAGACGTGTAGTGTGCTCCACTGCACTTCAATCTTACATTGTTACCACTTTGTCAGGGTTCACCTctactgagtgtctgtgtgtgtgtgtgtgtgtacgtgtgtgtgttggcgttTTAAATCACAACGATTTGGAGAGAGCTCGCAAAAAGGAAACACTCCAACACACTCAAGATTAAACGAAGCATGGAAGTGGGACAAACATTCCCGAAAAATTGACACAAGCTCAGAGAAAAGTTTGACAAAtttcctgatgtgtgtgtgtttgtgagtatgcgtgtgtgtgtgtgtgtgtgttttaaatgagaacCATATGGGAGTTGTACAGAGAGTCTTTGGCGAGATGCCTCATTGCTTCGAGACTAGCCGAGGCACACAGAGGAGCCGATAAGAAGCGTCGGGTCCGCTGCCGAACAGGGCCCGACTCCTGCTGTCACTCACTCTGATCCACTCATTTAATTCGTTCCAGCAGCACAAGGCCGCCCACACCACAGACGCTCATTTATACGGACCAGCTTTTACTATGTCATGCCTCCACTTCCTCTGCTGTAAAACTCAGCTCTGCCTGCCTCTCATCTATAtgaagagaatgagtgtgtgtgtgcgtgtgtgtatgtgtgtgtgtgtgcgcctgcctttgtgtctttgtgcattTGTATCAGAACATACCTAGATGCGTATGATagtgtgtgtttcactttgtatttgtatgtgagtAGACTGTGTATTAATTGCAAGCATGTGTCTAAGATGGATGAATACATGCCTCTATGTGGTTTAAGTAAAACTGTATTTAATAAATGTGTTCTGGGGCTTACCTGAGTCCGAGTCGTCTGGGCTGACAGAGCCAAGCAGGTCCTTCTCCTTCTCGTAGTCGCTTTTACAGAGCAGCTGGCCGTCCTTCAGCACAAACTCATCTCCTTTCCGCAGCTGccgatcacacacacagcagcagaaacagTTGAGGtgatacacacactccaggGCTCGCATCACAAACTCAGTAGGAGCAATCTTTTCCAGGCAGCCACTGCATTTAGTAGCAAACAACCTgagaa
Proteins encoded in this region:
- the lmx1bb gene encoding LIM homeobox transcription factor 1, beta b isoform X3 — its product is MDIATGPDSLERCFTTGNRAQYSKMLDGIKIEDHPLRSAQATLGVMLGTECHHQAVCEGCQRPISDRFLMRVNESSWHEECLQCAVCQQPLTTSCYFRERKLYCKHDYQQLFATKCSGCLEKIAPTEFVMRALECVYHLNCFCCCVCDRQLRKGDEFVLKDGQLLCKSDYEKEKDLLGSVSPDDSDSEKSDDEELDIKPEKGSAGQGKGDDGKDPRRPKRPRTILTTQQRRAFKASFEVSSKPCRKVRETLAAETGLSVRVVQVWFQNQRAKMKKLARRQQQQQEQQNSQRLGQEVMSSRMDGMINSYTPLAPAQQQMVAIENGYSADPFQQGLTPPQMPGNDSIFHDIDSDTSLTSLSDCFMASSEVNSLQGRVGNPIDRLYSMQSSYFAS
- the lmx1bb gene encoding LIM homeobox transcription factor 1, beta b isoform X2; translation: MDIATGPDSLERCFTTGNRAQYSKMLDGIKIEDHPLRSAQATLGVMLGTECHHQAVCEGCQRPISDRFLMRVNESSWHEECLQCAVCQQPLTTSCYFRERKLYCKHDYQQLFATKCSGCLEKIAPTEFVMRALECVYHLNCFCCCVCDRQLRKGDEFVLKDGQLLCKSDYEKEKDLLGSVSPDDSDSEKSDDEELDIKPEKGSAGQGKGDDGKDPRRPKRPRTILTTQQRRAFKASFEVSSKPCRKVRETLAAETGLSVRVVQVWFQNQRAKMKKLARRQQQQQEQQNSQRLGQEVMSSRMDGMINSYTPLAPAQQQMVAIENGYSADPFQQGLTPPQMPGDHMNPYGNDSIFHDIDSDTSLTSLSDCFMASSEVNSLQGRVGNPIDRLYSMQSSYFAS
- the lmx1bb gene encoding LIM homeobox transcription factor 1, beta b isoform X1 is translated as MDIATGPDSLERCFTTGNRAQYSKMLDGIKIEDHPLRSAQATLGVMLGTECHHQAVCEGCQRPISDRFLMRVNESSWHEECLQCAVCQQPLTTSCYFRERKLYCKHDYQQLFATKCSGCLEKIAPTEFVMRALECVYHLNCFCCCVCDRQLRKGDEFVLKDGQLLCKSDYEKEKDLLGSVSPDDSDSEKSDDEELDIKPEKGSAGQGKGDDGKDPRRPKRPRTILTTQQRRAFKASFEVSSKPCRKVRETLAAETGLSVRVVQVWFQNQRAKMKKLARRQQQQQEQQNSQRLGQGTSFPYHVLLPEVMSSRMDGMINSYTPLAPAQQQMVAIENGYSADPFQQGLTPPQMPGNDSIFHDIDSDTSLTSLSDCFMASSEVNSLQGRVGNPIDRLYSMQSSYFAS
- the lmx1bb gene encoding LIM homeobox transcription factor 1, beta b isoform X4; translated protein: MLDGIKIEDHPLRSAQATLGVMLDCHHQAVCEGCQRPISDRFLMRVNESSWHEECLQCAVCQQPLTTSCYFRERKLYCKHDYQQLFATKCSGCLEKIAPTEFVMRALECVYHLNCFCCCVCDRQLRKGDEFVLKDGQLLCKSDYEKEKDLLGSVSPDDSDSEKSDDEELDIKPEKGSAGQGKGDDGKDPRRPKRPRTILTTQQRRAFKASFEVSSKPCRKVRETLAAETGLSVRVVQVWFQNQRAKMKKLARRQQQQQEQQNSQRLGQEVMSSRMDGMINSYTPLAPAQQQMVAIENGYSADPFQQGLTPPQMPGDHMNPYGNDSIFHDIDSDTSLTSLSDCFMASSEVNSLQGRVGNPIDRLYSMQSSYFAS